A window of the Desulfobacula toluolica Tol2 genome harbors these coding sequences:
- a CDS encoding sensor histidine kinase translates to MKKKYYYKDFTKIHLIIFFIGLFTLFIVIETLILSSEYRSSMTNDVLEQFNNQQIHLARQTANGIEKFFEDILRDLTLLSQYPNITGQNQNDIDLTLEQFYKKSNHDVIHFYKLDANGIMTNIYPKNVARGKTFLFRNYFIQTKESLKPHVSKFIKVQADYWTIVLSCPILRIENKKTVFDGLVAATVSVDKLRTLFFEPFRLSANGYGWMMDDDGTVTINPIEMGWTGKNINALFDHPGEKGLEALTSRMKKGEEGLGNYTYHFIDKSAAFSPLKIGQRVCSVAICTPIEEIKQFMQKTFIKEKKLLAFVILVIIIAGGCVMFLTRHIYLSRMEEHSWDKLMGIFKAMSSGACIISPDHTIAFINPALMKSLGIDENKIMNIPCHTFFMGQDKPCKECPMEDTWGQGIPGYALKRFTPVSGQAFSAEVLTIPLSETHETPPHVFCYIKNLTEEITLKRKLTQSQKMAVIGELAAGIAHEMRNPLLSICSASEMLLDSPNHDSEEATLAQVIHTEARTLETVIREFLLYARPPVLNRTHTQLNDLVKKICKQAKSRNDFGSSIIIETSLAHDLPKAYLDKNRLSQIIWNLVQNARDAIEDQGIIKVITEWKNTKGIRKNIILIVEDSGKGIDPEMSKDLFKPFFTTKEHGLGMGLALVKQAVELHQGSIKFEQNSFGTRFTIVLPLMS, encoded by the coding sequence ATGAAAAAAAAATATTATTATAAAGATTTTACCAAAATCCATTTGATTATATTCTTCATAGGACTTTTTACTCTTTTTATTGTGATAGAAACCTTGATCCTGTCATCAGAGTATCGAAGCAGCATGACCAATGATGTTCTGGAACAATTTAATAATCAGCAGATACACCTTGCCCGGCAGACTGCAAACGGGATTGAAAAATTTTTTGAAGACATTTTAAGGGATTTGACATTGCTCAGTCAATATCCCAATATTACAGGACAAAATCAAAACGACATCGACCTGACCCTGGAACAGTTTTATAAAAAAAGCAACCATGATGTGATTCATTTTTACAAACTTGATGCCAATGGGATCATGACCAACATTTACCCTAAAAATGTTGCACGCGGCAAAACTTTTTTATTTCGAAATTATTTTATTCAGACCAAAGAAAGCCTTAAACCCCACGTCAGCAAATTTATTAAGGTTCAAGCTGATTACTGGACCATTGTTCTTTCCTGTCCCATTCTACGGATTGAAAATAAAAAAACAGTCTTTGATGGACTGGTTGCCGCTACAGTCAGCGTAGACAAACTTCGCACCCTGTTTTTTGAACCGTTTAGACTCTCTGCAAACGGTTACGGATGGATGATGGATGATGATGGTACGGTTACCATCAATCCCATTGAAATGGGATGGACGGGAAAAAATATCAATGCCCTGTTTGACCATCCAGGTGAAAAAGGACTTGAAGCATTGACATCACGAATGAAGAAAGGAGAGGAAGGTCTTGGCAATTACACCTATCACTTTATTGATAAATCAGCGGCATTCAGCCCTCTCAAGATAGGCCAGAGAGTTTGTTCGGTTGCCATCTGTACACCAATTGAAGAAATCAAGCAATTTATGCAAAAAACCTTTATCAAGGAAAAAAAACTTCTGGCGTTTGTCATTCTGGTGATCATTATCGCAGGGGGCTGTGTCATGTTTCTCACCCGTCATATCTATCTTTCCCGCATGGAGGAACACTCCTGGGACAAGCTTATGGGAATCTTCAAAGCCATGTCCAGCGGTGCCTGTATTATTTCACCGGACCACACGATTGCATTCATTAATCCCGCTCTGATGAAAAGCCTGGGAATTGATGAAAATAAAATCATGAATATTCCGTGCCATACCTTTTTTATGGGACAAGATAAGCCCTGCAAAGAATGTCCCATGGAAGACACATGGGGTCAGGGCATTCCAGGCTATGCCCTCAAACGATTCACCCCTGTTTCAGGCCAGGCTTTTTCTGCTGAAGTGCTTACAATTCCACTTTCTGAAACACATGAAACACCTCCCCATGTTTTTTGCTATATTAAAAACCTCACAGAAGAGATCACCCTTAAAAGGAAACTGACACAGTCCCAGAAAATGGCTGTAATCGGGGAGCTTGCCGCCGGCATAGCCCATGAGATGCGCAATCCTCTTTTATCCATCTGTTCAGCCAGCGAGATGCTTCTGGACAGTCCTAATCATGACAGTGAGGAAGCCACTCTGGCACAAGTCATACACACCGAGGCCAGAACACTTGAAACCGTTATCCGGGAATTTTTGCTCTATGCCCGGCCACCTGTACTGAACAGAACACATACCCAGCTCAACGACCTGGTTAAAAAAATATGCAAACAAGCAAAATCAAGGAATGACTTTGGATCTTCCATTATCATAGAAACAAGCCTTGCCCATGATTTACCCAAGGCGTACCTGGATAAAAACAGACTCTCACAAATTATCTGGAACCTTGTTCAAAATGCCAGAGACGCAATAGAAGACCAGGGTATCATAAAGGTTATCACTGAATGGAAAAACACAAAAGGGATAAGAAAAAATATTATATTAATTGTGGAAGATTCAGGCAAAGGAATTGATCCTGAAATGAGCAAAGATCTTTTCAAGCCTTTTTTTACCACAAAAGAACATGGACTTGGCATGGGCCTTGCTCTTGTAAAGCAAGCGGTTGAATTGCATCAGGGCAGCATTAAATTTGAACAAAATTCTTTTGGAACACGATTTACTATTGTATTGCCACTGATGTCATAA
- a CDS encoding response regulator, with product MTKILLVDDQESVLTSLSILLRRNGFHVVTAKNPTDAKCHLVK from the coding sequence ATGACAAAAATCCTTCTGGTTGATGACCAGGAATCCGTATTGACAAGTCTTTCTATTCTTTTGCGCAGAAATGGTTTTCATGTCGTTACCGCAAAAAATCCAACTGATGCAAAATGCCATCTGGTTAAATAA
- a CDS encoding response regulator: MVLTDLRMKKPYDGLQVLKDAKALRSGIHVIIMTAFGTIENEVDAMTMGADDYVTKGFSNKELNKKRVS; this comes from the coding sequence CTGGTATTAACGGATCTTCGTATGAAAAAGCCCTATGACGGCTTACAAGTACTCAAAGATGCCAAGGCATTAAGATCAGGAATCCATGTGATCATCATGACTGCCTTTGGAACCATTGAAAATGAAGTTGATGCAATGACAATGGGGGCTGATGACTATGTTACAAAAGGATTTTCCAACAAGGAATTGAATAAAAAAAGAGTTTCATAA
- a CDS encoding symporter small accessory protein: MFGLTDIGILMAYGLSALSTLLCVVYGAINWNKD, from the coding sequence ATGTTTGGATTAACAGATATCGGAATACTTATGGCATACGGTTTATCCGCTTTAAGTACACTGCTTTGTGTTGTATACGGAGCGATAAACTGGAACAAGGATTAA
- a CDS encoding sodium:solute symporter family protein: MNYTLLNSIIVIYVGLIAYLGYLGYKHTNSTKDYLVAGGEINPFIMALSYGAAFISTSAIIGFGGAAGAFGMGLLWLTFFTIFVGIFIAFVFFGKRTRQMGQNLEATTFPDLLGKRYDSNLIRAFSSLIIFVFMPLYAGAVLIGAARFLETGLGISYITALIVFTAIITVYVTTGGLKGVMYADAFQGSIMFLGMAFLIIYTYVQLGGFTNAHVLLTDMVHLVPAKLQAIGHQGWTSMPKFGSALWWVVISTLVLGVGIGTLAQPQLAVKFMTVKSNKSLNRATLIGGIFIFSMTGVAFVVGALSNAYFFKNFGKTALEMVGGNFDKVIPLFIKTCMPEWFAYIFMLTLIAAAISTLSSLFHVMGASIGKDLYESMITKDNRGSQKQSMFLIRTGIVAGILLSLLLGYILPISIIARATAMFFGIAAATFLPMFMLGIYWKGVTRIGAISGMFTGALSSIFWLVFIHKKEAVALGISQAIFGKPFLIETFPWMVVDPIIVALPLSLAVTIAVSFFTGNTAIQPPHLKKCFEGIG; the protein is encoded by the coding sequence ATGAACTACACGTTATTAAACAGTATTATTGTGATCTATGTCGGATTAATCGCCTATCTAGGGTACTTGGGATACAAACATACAAACTCGACCAAAGATTATCTTGTTGCTGGCGGAGAAATCAATCCTTTTATCATGGCACTTTCCTATGGGGCCGCCTTTATCAGTACGTCTGCAATAATAGGATTTGGTGGAGCTGCAGGCGCATTTGGCATGGGGCTGTTATGGTTGACTTTTTTTACCATATTCGTCGGTATTTTCATCGCCTTTGTCTTTTTCGGAAAAAGAACCCGGCAGATGGGACAAAACCTGGAAGCCACAACATTCCCGGATCTTTTGGGAAAACGTTATGATTCAAACCTTATAAGGGCTTTTTCCAGTCTGATTATTTTTGTATTCATGCCCCTTTATGCGGGAGCTGTTCTCATTGGTGCGGCAAGATTTCTTGAAACCGGCCTTGGAATAAGCTATATTACGGCCTTAATTGTTTTCACTGCCATTATTACCGTATATGTCACCACAGGGGGATTAAAAGGCGTGATGTATGCAGATGCGTTCCAGGGCTCCATCATGTTTCTGGGTATGGCATTCCTTATCATTTACACCTATGTCCAGCTTGGCGGATTTACTAATGCTCATGTTCTTTTAACCGACATGGTCCACCTTGTGCCGGCAAAATTACAGGCCATAGGCCACCAGGGGTGGACCAGTATGCCGAAATTCGGCTCAGCCCTCTGGTGGGTAGTGATATCCACACTGGTCCTTGGTGTCGGAATTGGAACCCTTGCACAACCCCAGCTGGCCGTTAAGTTCATGACCGTTAAAAGTAATAAATCCCTGAACCGGGCCACCCTTATAGGGGGGATTTTTATATTTTCAATGACCGGTGTTGCTTTTGTTGTGGGCGCATTGTCTAATGCCTATTTTTTTAAAAATTTTGGAAAAACAGCATTGGAAATGGTTGGAGGCAATTTTGACAAGGTGATTCCGCTGTTTATTAAAACATGTATGCCGGAATGGTTTGCATATATTTTTATGCTGACCCTTATTGCCGCTGCTATTTCAACCCTGTCCAGTCTCTTCCATGTAATGGGTGCCTCCATAGGCAAGGATCTGTACGAAAGCATGATCACAAAAGACAATAGGGGTTCCCAGAAACAATCAATGTTTCTTATCCGCACAGGCATTGTTGCCGGTATTCTCCTGAGCCTTTTGCTTGGGTATATCCTTCCCATCAGTATCATTGCCAGAGCAACCGCCATGTTTTTCGGCATCGCTGCAGCCACCTTCCTGCCCATGTTCATGCTGGGTATATACTGGAAAGGCGTAACCCGGATAGGTGCTATTTCAGGTATGTTCACCGGCGCACTAAGTTCAATCTTCTGGCTGGTATTTATCCATAAAAAAGAAGCCGTTGCCTTAGGGATATCCCAGGCGATCTTTGGGAAACCTTTTTTAATTGAAACCTTTCCATGGATGGTTGTTGATCCCATCATCGTTGCACTTCCCCTTTCTCTTGCGGTTACCATTGCCGTCAGTTTTTTTACAGGCAACACTGCCATTCAACCCCCTCACCTGAAAAAATGTTTTGAAGGAATTGGATAA
- a CDS encoding ATP-binding protein: MTEWKNTKGIRKNIILIVEDSGKDIDPEMNKDLFKPFFTTKEHGLGMGLALVKQAVELHQGSIKFEQNSFGTRFTIVLPLMS; the protein is encoded by the coding sequence ATCACTGAATGGAAAAATACAAAAGGGATAAGAAAAAATATTATATTAATTGTGGAAGATTCAGGCAAAGACATTGATCCTGAAATGAACAAAGATCTTTTCAAACCTTTTTTTACCACAAAAGAACATGGACTTGGCATGGGCCTTGCTCTTGTAAAGCAAGCAGTTGAATTACATCAGGGCAGCATTAAATTTGAACAAAATTCTTTTGGAACACGATTTACTATTGTATTGCCACTGATGTCATAA
- a CDS encoding sigma-54-dependent transcriptional regulator translates to MTKILLVDDQESVLTSLSILLRRNGFHVVTAKNPTDAKCLLVKEDFDLVLTDLRMKKPYDGLQVLKDAKAFRSGIHVIIMTAFGTIENAVDAMTMGADDYITKGFSNKELIKKINKILKKKRFKSIDQPKAKEFHKIVGKSKPLRNALEIIRKVAPTDSCLMIHGDSGTGKELIAKTIHSLSLRKDKIFLPVNCAAFSDTLLESELFGHIKGSFTGADADKHGLFCAAHTGTLFLDEVSEMSKAMQARLLRVLQEKNVTPVGSTSTYPVDVRIICATNKDLLEEVSAGNFREDLYFRLCVIPIVLPSLEERKEDIPLLIGFFINNLSKKFLKKPIKIDKKAMDLIMERHWQGNIRELENFIERMILLLDKPVCNESDIISLLPPVQSHKLTPSPSSLSMTESEQILNVLKYCNWNQSLAAKKLGIGRTTLWRKIKQYKITHKLQV, encoded by the coding sequence ATGACAAAAATCCTTCTGGTTGATGACCAGGAATCCGTATTGACAAGTCTTTCTATTCTTTTGCGCAGAAATGGTTTTCATGTCGTTACCGCAAAAAATCCAACTGATGCAAAATGCCTTCTGGTTAAAGAAGATTTCGACCTGGTATTAACGGATCTTCGTATGAAAAAGCCCTATGACGGCTTACAAGTACTCAAAGATGCCAAGGCATTCAGATCAGGAATCCATGTGATTATCATGACTGCATTTGGAACCATTGAAAATGCAGTTGATGCAATGACAATGGGGGCTGATGACTATATTACAAAAGGATTTTCCAACAAGGAATTGATTAAAAAAATCAATAAGATCCTCAAAAAAAAGAGATTCAAATCAATTGACCAGCCAAAAGCAAAAGAATTTCATAAAATTGTCGGCAAAAGCAAACCCTTGCGCAATGCCTTGGAAATCATTCGAAAAGTGGCCCCTACCGACAGTTGCCTGATGATCCATGGAGATTCGGGTACAGGAAAAGAACTGATTGCCAAAACCATTCACAGTCTATCCCTTAGAAAGGACAAAATTTTTCTGCCCGTAAATTGTGCGGCTTTTTCCGATACACTCCTTGAAAGTGAACTGTTCGGACATATCAAGGGAAGTTTTACGGGTGCAGATGCTGATAAGCACGGCCTTTTCTGTGCTGCTCATACCGGCACTTTATTTTTAGACGAAGTGTCGGAAATGTCAAAAGCCATGCAGGCAAGACTTCTGAGGGTATTGCAGGAAAAAAATGTAACTCCCGTTGGAAGTACTTCCACCTATCCTGTTGATGTCAGGATTATTTGTGCAACGAATAAAGACCTTCTGGAAGAAGTTTCAGCAGGAAATTTCAGGGAAGATCTTTATTTTAGATTGTGTGTTATTCCAATTGTATTACCATCACTTGAGGAGAGAAAAGAAGACATCCCTCTGCTGATTGGTTTTTTCATCAACAACCTGAGCAAAAAATTTCTTAAAAAACCTATAAAAATTGACAAAAAGGCCATGGACTTGATCATGGAGCGACACTGGCAGGGAAATATAAGAGAACTTGAAAATTTTATAGAACGAATGATACTTCTGCTGGATAAACCTGTTTGCAACGAATCGGATATTATATCTCTTCTGCCACCGGTCCAAAGCCACAAATTAACACCATCTCCTTCTTCTCTTTCAATGACTGAGAGTGAGCAGATTTTAAACGTTCTTAAATACTGCAATTGGAATCAAAGCCTTGCTGCGAAAAAACTGGGTATCGGCCGAACAACACTCTGGCGAAAAATCAAACAATATAAAATTACACATAAGCTTCAGGTCTGA
- the carB gene encoding carbamoyl-phosphate synthase large subunit: MPKRNDINKILIIGSGPIIIGQACEFDYSGTQACKALRGLGYEIVLVNSNPATIMTDPETADITYIEPLNLKVLTKIIDKERPDALLPNLGGQSALNLSSELNEAGVLKQYGVKIIGVDMEAIKRGEDRTAFKETMEKLGIAMPKSRTVNTVQDAEKTAEELGYPVVIRPAYTMGGTGGGLVYNREELQTIAARGIAASMVDQILVEESVLGWEELELEVVRDAKNQMITVCFIENVDAMGVHTGDSFCTAPMLTIDEELQQRLQKYAYKIVEAIEVIGGTNVQMAHDPKTGRVVVIEINPRTSRSSALASKATGFPIALVSALLAGGLTLDEIPYWRDKTLDKYTPSGDYVVTKFPRWAFEKFEGVEDVLGTQMRAVGEVMSIGKNYKEALQKAIRSLEISRYGLGFAKDFNDKSLDELMTMLNRPSSERQFIMYEALRKGADIQALTDKTHIKAWWIEQMKELVDLEEKIISYKGKLLPDDLLIQAKKDGFADKYLAQLLNVPEEQIREKRLSLGLAESWEPVPVSGVENAAYYYSTYNAPDSVPVSSRKKIMVLGGGPNRIGQGIEFDYCCVHAAFAIRDAGYESIMVNCNPETVSTDYDTSDKLYFEPLTVEDVLSIYEKEKPEGVIVQFGGQTPLNIANELAQAGVKILGTTPETIDLAEDRDRFRKIMRKLGIPQPKAGMAIDIDEALKIADTIGYPLMVRPSYVLGGRAMEIIHDDDMLRHYMAAAVDVSPERPILIDKFLDNAIEAEADAISDGTEVFVPSVMEHIELAGIHSGDSACVIPPVSIPPKHIDTITEYTKAIATELNVVGLMNIQYAIHDNTVYIIEANPRASRTVPLVSKVCNISMARIATQLMLGEKIEDMNIKHREIPHFGVKEAVFPFNMFPEVDPLLGPEMRSTGEVLGMADSFGLAFFKSQQAVQLPLPLEGSVLFTIADRDKYPALESVRLFRDMGFNIIATKGTYDFLVEQGVECELVNKLGYGRPNLIDAIKNGNIQLVINTPSGRQSQHDSSYIRKSAIKYNILNITTTAAAVAAAKGIAARKNGTGKVKSLQEYHADIKD; encoded by the coding sequence ATGCCAAAACGCAATGACATCAACAAAATACTCATTATCGGCTCCGGGCCAATCATTATCGGCCAGGCTTGTGAATTCGACTATTCCGGCACCCAGGCCTGCAAAGCCCTGCGCGGTCTTGGCTATGAAATCGTACTGGTCAACTCCAATCCGGCCACCATCATGACCGATCCCGAAACAGCCGATATCACCTATATAGAACCATTGAACCTTAAGGTGCTAACCAAAATCATTGACAAGGAACGGCCGGATGCCCTGCTGCCCAATCTGGGCGGTCAATCCGCATTAAACCTGTCTTCCGAATTGAACGAAGCCGGTGTGTTGAAACAATATGGCGTCAAGATTATCGGGGTTGATATGGAGGCCATCAAACGCGGAGAAGACCGCACAGCCTTTAAAGAAACAATGGAAAAGTTAGGCATTGCAATGCCCAAAAGCAGGACAGTCAACACAGTTCAAGACGCCGAAAAAACAGCCGAAGAGCTTGGATACCCAGTGGTGATCCGACCGGCTTATACCATGGGCGGCACCGGCGGCGGCCTTGTATATAACCGTGAAGAGCTTCAAACCATTGCAGCCCGGGGTATAGCTGCCAGCATGGTGGATCAGATTTTGGTGGAAGAATCGGTCCTGGGCTGGGAAGAACTGGAGCTGGAAGTTGTCAGGGACGCAAAAAACCAGATGATTACGGTTTGTTTTATTGAAAATGTGGATGCCATGGGCGTTCACACGGGTGACAGTTTCTGCACCGCCCCCATGCTGACCATTGATGAAGAACTGCAGCAGCGTCTGCAAAAATATGCCTATAAAATCGTTGAAGCCATTGAAGTGATCGGCGGCACCAATGTCCAGATGGCCCATGATCCCAAAACCGGTCGTGTCGTGGTCATTGAAATCAATCCGCGCACATCCCGCTCCTCTGCCCTGGCATCCAAGGCCACAGGTTTTCCCATCGCCCTTGTCTCCGCCCTGCTGGCAGGTGGCCTGACACTGGATGAGATTCCCTACTGGCGTGACAAAACCCTGGACAAATACACCCCTTCCGGAGATTATGTGGTGACCAAATTTCCCCGCTGGGCCTTTGAGAAATTTGAAGGCGTGGAAGATGTTCTGGGCACACAGATGCGGGCCGTGGGAGAAGTTATGTCCATCGGCAAAAACTATAAGGAAGCCCTTCAAAAAGCCATCCGCAGCCTGGAAATCAGCCGTTACGGTCTGGGGTTTGCCAAAGACTTTAATGACAAATCACTGGATGAACTCATGACCATGCTCAACCGGCCCAGCAGTGAACGCCAGTTTATCATGTACGAAGCTCTTCGCAAAGGTGCCGACATCCAGGCTCTCACAGACAAAACCCATATCAAGGCATGGTGGATTGAGCAGATGAAAGAGTTGGTTGACCTGGAAGAAAAAATCATTTCATACAAAGGTAAACTCCTTCCTGACGACCTGTTGATTCAAGCCAAAAAAGACGGTTTTGCCGACAAATACCTGGCTCAGCTGCTGAACGTACCGGAAGAGCAAATCCGGGAAAAACGTCTGTCACTTGGCCTTGCAGAATCATGGGAACCTGTTCCGGTAAGCGGTGTTGAAAACGCGGCCTATTATTATTCCACCTATAACGCCCCGGACAGCGTACCTGTCAGCAGCCGGAAAAAAATCATGGTGCTGGGCGGCGGACCCAACCGAATCGGCCAGGGAATTGAATTTGATTACTGCTGCGTTCATGCGGCTTTTGCCATCCGGGATGCCGGATATGAATCCATCATGGTCAACTGCAACCCGGAAACCGTTTCCACGGATTATGACACATCCGATAAATTATATTTTGAACCTCTGACCGTTGAAGATGTCTTAAGTATTTATGAAAAAGAAAAACCAGAAGGAGTTATTGTCCAGTTCGGAGGCCAGACACCTCTAAACATTGCCAATGAACTGGCCCAGGCCGGGGTGAAGATTCTGGGCACCACACCTGAAACCATTGACCTTGCCGAAGACCGTGACAGATTCCGCAAAATTATGCGCAAGCTGGGCATCCCTCAGCCCAAAGCAGGCATGGCCATTGATATTGATGAGGCACTGAAAATTGCCGATACAATCGGTTATCCCCTTATGGTCAGGCCGTCCTATGTTCTTGGAGGACGGGCCATGGAGATTATCCATGATGATGACATGCTCAGGCATTACATGGCGGCAGCCGTGGATGTTTCACCTGAACGTCCGATTCTCATTGATAAATTTCTGGACAATGCAATTGAAGCCGAAGCCGATGCCATATCGGACGGTACGGAAGTGTTTGTACCCAGCGTGATGGAGCATATTGAACTTGCCGGGATTCATTCAGGTGATTCAGCCTGTGTCATACCGCCGGTGAGCATCCCCCCCAAACACATTGACACCATAACAGAATACACCAAAGCCATTGCCACAGAACTTAATGTGGTCGGGCTGATGAATATTCAGTATGCCATACACGACAACACCGTTTATATTATCGAAGCCAATCCCAGGGCATCGCGGACCGTGCCGCTGGTTTCCAAGGTATGTAATATCTCCATGGCCCGTATCGCAACCCAGCTGATGCTCGGAGAAAAAATAGAGGACATGAATATTAAACATCGGGAGATCCCTCACTTTGGCGTCAAAGAGGCGGTTTTCCCGTTCAACATGTTTCCCGAAGTGGACCCCCTGCTCGGACCTGAGATGAGATCAACCGGTGAAGTTCTCGGTATGGCCGACAGCTTCGGACTTGCATTTTTCAAATCCCAGCAGGCTGTCCAGCTTCCATTGCCCCTTGAAGGCAGCGTGTTGTTTACCATTGCAGACCGTGATAAATACCCGGCTCTTGAGTCTGTCAGGCTTTTCAGGGACATGGGATTTAACATCATTGCCACCAAAGGAACCTATGATTTTCTGGTTGAACAGGGAGTCGAGTGTGAACTGGTGAATAAACTTGGCTATGGCCGTCCCAACCTGATTGATGCCATCAAAAACGGAAACATCCAACTTGTCATCAACACCCCCAGCGGCCGACAAAGCCAGCATGACAGCTCCTATATCCGTAAATCCGCCATCAAATACAATATCTTGAATATTACCACCACTGCAGCAGCGGTCGCGGCTGCCAAAGGGATTGCAGCACGAAAGAATGGAACCGGCAAGGTAAAATCCCTACAGGAATACCATGCTGACATAAAAGACTGA